From Solanum lycopersicum chromosome 8, SLM_r2.1, the proteins below share one genomic window:
- the LOC101252613 gene encoding probable E3 ubiquitin-protein ligase RHB1A: MGNCCCCCCASKRVELNGSPSFYRYPTVPEEREPLSSHHVTAAAFSNALLVDTNLDTSSPDTYRPPPMPMPYETYVGRPRTPPGNPDGIKNEAAVQETNSEAGGALSSADAAEAVDKDKKESEGNVQTADIQLDAIKEVEDELEKSDELKKSNVLVLLPPQEECPICLEEYDAENPKMSTKCEHQFHLSCILEWMERSDTCPVCDQETVFNPAIDE; the protein is encoded by the exons atgggtaattgttgctgctgctgttgtGCCTCAAAAAGAGTGGAATTGAATGGTTCACCCTCATTTTATCGT TATCCTACAGTGCCAGAAGAGCGTGAACCTTTGTCATCTCATCATGTCACAGCTGCAGCATTCTCCAATGCGCTTTTGGTTGATACGAATCTGGACACCTCAAGTCCTGACACTTACAGGCCACCTCCAATGCCAATGCCTTATGAAACATATGTGGGAAGGCCCAGGACTCCACCAGGTAATCCAGATGGCATCAAGAATGAGGCGGCAGTTCAAGAAACAAACAGTGAAGCTGGTGGCGCACTGAGCTCAGCAGACGCTGCCGAAGCTGTTGACAAGGATAAAAAGGAGTCTGAAGGCAATGTGCAAACAGCAGATATCCAGCTTGATGCAATAAAGGAAGTGGAAGATGAACTCGAGAAGTCCGATGAACTCAAAAAATCCAACGTACTTGTACTTTTACCTCCACAAGAAGAGTGTCCCATCTGTCTTGAAG AATATGATGCGGAGAATCCAAAAATGAGCACAAAATGCGAGCATCAGTTTCATCTTTCATGCATTCTTGAATGGATGGAGAGAAGTGACACCTGCCCTGTCTGTGATCAG GAAACGGTTTTTAATCCTGCAATTGATGAATAG